A genomic segment from Maniola hyperantus chromosome 4, iAphHyp1.2, whole genome shotgun sequence encodes:
- the Atg5 gene encoding autophagy protein 5 — translation MANDREVLREIWDGKLPICFHLAQEEIMEIQQPDAFYVMVPRLSYFPLVTDKMKRHFLRYISQENADNEMWLDYNGQPLKWHYPIGFLYDLFCGNDPQLPWTLTVHFTRFPDTILLHCPNKDVVEAHYMSTVKEADVLKHRGQVMSTMQKKDHNQLWLGLQNDKFDQFWAINRRLMESHGDNEGFKHIPMRIYSDDGICCQRLINPKNTDSSRKTVQQLLSELYPDKPEVKLRTHGVLIPLDTPLQWLSEHMSYPDNFLHICLC, via the exons ATGGCTAACGACAGAGAAGTTTTACGTGAAATTTGGGATGGAAAGTTACCAATTTGCTTTCATCTAGCTCAGGAGGAAATAATGGAAATTCAACAACCCGATGCCTTTTACGTAATGGTGCCGCGATTAAGTTATTTTCCTCTTGTGACTGATAAG ATGAAGAGACATTTTTTGAGATATATTTCCCAGGAGAATGCAGACAATGAGATGTGGCTAGATTATAACGGGCAGCCTCTGAAATGGCACTATCCAATTGGTTTTCTGTATGACTTGTTCTGTGGGAATGATCCTCAACTACCTTGGACTTTAACTGTACATTTTACAAGATTCCCTGACACTATTTTATTACATTGCCCTAATAA AGATGTTGTTGAAGCACACTATATGTCAACAGTAAAGGAAGCAGATGTATTGAAGCACAGAGGACAGGTCATGTCTACAATGCAAAAGAAAGACCATAATCAGTTGTGGTTGGGCCTGCAAAATG ATAAGTTTGACCAGTTTTGGGCCATAAACAGAAGATTAATGGAATCTCATGGAGACAATGAGGGTTTTAAGCACATACCAATGAGGATATATTCAGATGATGGCATTTGTTGCCAAAGATTGATTAACCCTAAAAACACTGACAGCAGTCGGAAAACCGTGCAGCAACTTTTATCTGAGTTATATCCAGATAAACCTGAAG tgaAGCTAAGGACACATGGTGTTTTAATACCATTGGATACACCCCTTCAGTGGCTTTCAGAACATATGAGTTATCCAGATAATTTCTTACACATTTGTTTGTGCTAA
- the LOC117997348 gene encoding ribosomal RNA small subunit methyltransferase NEP1: MGKKRKLAPKNDDFEYDPIPKHLVTSHIKKQEKRLIVILENAQLETVKSGNSFELLNCDDHANILRKNDRDPGSCRPDITHQSLLMLMDSPLNRTGLLQVYIHTEKNVLIEINPQTRIPRTFKRFAGLMVQLLHKFAIRASDGPMKLLKVIKNPITSHLPVGVKKITMSFSSKMVQNCRELVPKDEPIVLIVGAMAHGKVEADYSEDVISISNYPLSAALTCAKLCTAFEEVWNVV; the protein is encoded by the exons ATGGGTAAAAAAAGGAAATTAGCTCCAAAAAACGATGATTTTGAATATGACCCCATTCCAAAACatctggttacatcacatataAAGAAACAAGAAAAGCGTCTCATAGTTATTCTGGAAAATGCTCAGCTGGAAACAGTTAAG AGTGGGAACAGTTTTGAACTCTTAAATTGTGATGACCATGCCAATATACTACGGAAGAATGATCGGGATCCAGGGTCTTGTCGGCCCGACATCACTCACCAGTCCCTGCTCATGTTGATGGATTCCCCTCTAAACCGAACGGGGCTCTTGCAAGTCTATATACACACGGAAAAAAATGTCCTCATAGAAATTAATCCACAGACAAGAATACCAAGGACATTTAAAAGATTTGCTGGCTTAATGG TACAACTCTTACACAAGTTTGCTATAAGAGCATCAGACGGACCAATGAAGTTGCTTAAAGTAATCAAAAATCCTATAACTTCACATTTGCCTGTTGGTGTGAAGAAAATCACCATGTCTTTTAGTTCAAAGATGGTGCAAAACTGTCGCGAGTTGGTACCAAAAGATGAACCCATAGTACTCATCGTGGGGGCGATGGCTCATGGCAAGGTGGAAGCGGACTATTCAGAAGATGTGATATCAATCAGCAATTACCCTTTGTCGGCTGCTTTGACTTGTGCTAAATTGTGTACAGCCTTTGAAGAAGTATGGAATGTTGTATGA